Below is a genomic region from bacterium.
ATATTTCTCAAAAAATGACTTGTCTCTTTCCATCCAATACCTTTAATTTTCATAACAATGTCCTTTCTTAATTTAAAAACATCTTTTTCTTCTTTTATTTTAGAATATAAACTTTCAAATTTAGAAATACCTTCTTTAATATAATTTGCTTTTTTATTTTTAAACCTGACACCTGAAATACAATTTTTTATCTTCTCTTCAGCTAATGGAAAGCCATGTTCTTTTAGTTCTAAAACCACCTGCCAGCATTTCTTTGCCTCTGATTGAGGTGTTAAAAGGCAGAAAATAAATTCCATTTTTATTTCTTTTTTATTTAAATTATTAAAACACTCAAGTTTTTCTTTAATAATTGTTTTGATATCATCATATATTCTTTGCAAGTTTGTAATCATTACATCCATATAATAAGTATAATAATTTTTTTATTTTTCGTCAATAAAATGTATAAAAAAATAATGTTTGTCCCTCTTATATAATTTTTGTTTTAAATAGATAAGTATATTATAATTAAGGAAAAGGGCATTTTAATGTTATTTATACTTATTATTTTGTCTTCTCTTTATATGGGTTGGTCAATGGGAGCAAATGATGCTGCAAATTGTGTGGGTGCAGACATTGGCTCTGGTGTTATGAAATTAAGAGATGGAATTATAATAACATGTGTCTTCTCTTTTTTAGGTTCAATACTGCTTGGACATAAGGTAATAAAAACAATAGGAAAAGGAGTTGTTCCATTAAATCTACTGCCTCCTTTGCAATCAGATTTAATTTCTCTCGCTGCTATTTTAGGAGCAGCAATATGGGTAACAATTGCAACTTATAAGAAATATCCTGTTTCTACATCTCATTCTATTGTTGGTGCTGTTGCAGGTGGAGGACTTGCTTTTAAGACGGTTATACAATGGATGAAAATAAAACAAATTTTTATATGCTGGGTATTAACTCCTTTTGGTTCCGCAATTATAACAATTTTGCTTTATCCTTTAATAAAATTTATATTTTCTTTTTCTGCTATAAAAAAGTATGAAAAAGGGCTAATATTATTTTCTATATATGTCACAAGTGCTTATCTTGCTTTTTCATGGGGTGCAAATGATGTTGCAAATGCAACAGGTATTTTAATAGGAACAGGTAATATTACTCCAAACGGTGCTGCAATAATTGGTGCTTTGGCAATAACTCTTGGAATTACAACATGGGGATATAAAGTAATTGAAACAATTGGTTTTAATATAGTTCAATTAACTCCTCTTATGACAATTGCAGTTGAAGTATCTTCTGCAATTAACATACATCTCTATACTCATTATGGAATACCTGTTTCTACATCTCACTCAATAGTTGGGGCAATATGGGGAATAGGGATACTTCAAGGTATAAAGACAATAAACTGGAAAATTGCAAAAGATATAATGCTTACATGGGCATTAACTCCTGTGATTTCTGGTTTAATAACTTTTATTTTTTTAAGAATAATTAACGCTTTCTTATAACAGGAGGTGCAAAATGGAAAGAAGTAGAAATATATTTGTATGGTTAGGACAAAGAGAAAAAAAAGAAATACTTAATGCTGAATTACAACATATGGAATTATCGTTTGAATGTGTGAAAGAGATGAAAAATTGTTTTCAGGCATATTATGAAAATAAAACAGAAGAAAAAAATAATGCAATAAGTAAGGTAAAAGAATATGAAAAAAAAGGGGATGAAATAAGAAAAACAATAACTCTTGAACTCTCAAAAGGATACCTTATGCCAGCCGATAGAGAGGATTTATTGCTTCTTAATACTAAACTTAATGATATTGCTGATAGTGCAAAAGGTGTTGCAAGGTTATTTGAATTTATTGAAGGAATAAAAATGCCAGAACTTTCAAAAAGTTTACTTGATAATAGTATCATAGCGGTAAAAAGTATTGAAAAACTTAAAAATGCAATTGTTTCTTTAATAAAAGATGAAATTGACAGAGTTTTAGAA
It encodes:
- a CDS encoding N-glycosylase/DNA lyase, with product MDVMITNLQRIYDDIKTIIKEKLECFNNLNKKEIKMEFIFCLLTPQSEAKKCWQVVLELKEHGFPLAEEKIKNCISGVRFKNKKANYIKEGISKFESLYSKIKEEKDVFKLRKDIVMKIKGIGWKETSHFLRNIGKGENFAILDRHILKCLCKYGVIEKIPESISQKQYINIENKMREFSKNIKIPLSHLDFLFWYIEKGEIFK
- a CDS encoding inorganic phosphate transporter, which translates into the protein MLFILIILSSLYMGWSMGANDAANCVGADIGSGVMKLRDGIIITCVFSFLGSILLGHKVIKTIGKGVVPLNLLPPLQSDLISLAAILGAAIWVTIATYKKYPVSTSHSIVGAVAGGGLAFKTVIQWMKIKQIFICWVLTPFGSAIITILLYPLIKFIFSFSAIKKYEKGLILFSIYVTSAYLAFSWGANDVANATGILIGTGNITPNGAAIIGALAITLGITTWGYKVIETIGFNIVQLTPLMTIAVEVSSAINIHLYTHYGIPVSTSHSIVGAIWGIGILQGIKTINWKIAKDIMLTWALTPVISGLITFIFLRIINAFL
- a CDS encoding DUF47 family protein — translated: MERSRNIFVWLGQREKKEILNAELQHMELSFECVKEMKNCFQAYYENKTEEKNNAISKVKEYEKKGDEIRKTITLELSKGYLMPADREDLLLLNTKLNDIADSAKGVARLFEFIEGIKMPELSKSLLDNSIIAVKSIEKLKNAIVSLIKDEIDRVLEECSQIEILEEEGDDKRRELLGQLLKSEISLPISIIFYEIIDTTENLIDTVKNTADLVRVLAIKLK